The Diospyros lotus cultivar Yz01 chromosome 15, ASM1463336v1, whole genome shotgun sequence genome has a window encoding:
- the LOC127792312 gene encoding adenylyltransferase and sulfurtransferase MOCS3 produces the protein MEPGGDGVSLLRDELEKLKSSKIEIERRISILEAQFREEETTRTNSLPSDGGSGFEHGLTADMIYRYSRHMLLSSFGVEGQSKLLKTSILVVGAGGLGSPALLYLASCGVGCLGIVDHDVVELNNLQRQIIHSEAYIGKSKVESAAAACRLINSTIQIVEHKEALRTSNALEILSKYDVIIDATDNVPSRYLISDCCVILGKPLVSGAALGLEGQLTVYNYNGGPCYRCLFPVPPPTIACQSCSDSGVLGVVPGIIGCLQALEAIKVASAVGEPLSERMVLFDALSAQFRFVKIRGRSIKCEVCGENSSFKQQQFREFDYEKFTQSPLSTCPLKLNLLPAEARISSKEYKDRVARGELHVLIDVRPEHHYKITAIPNSLSVPLSSLGARLPEISAALRQEGGDHGRDCSATASVYVVCRRGNDSQRAVQYLRNMGFNSAKDIIGGLESWARDVDPSFPIY, from the exons ATGGAGCCCGGTGGGGACGGCGTTTCTCTGCTTCGTGACGAACTAGAGAAATTGAAGTCCAGTAAGATAGAAATCGAGCGCCGAATATCGATTCTCGAAGCTCAGTTTCGAGAGGAGGAAACGACTAGGACCAATTCGCTTCCTTCTGACGGCGGCTCAGGTTTTGAACATGGATTGACGGCGGATATGATCTATCGATACAGTCGTCATATGTTGCTTTCGTCCTTTGGTGTTGAAG GGCAGTCAAAACTCTTGAAGACTTCAATACTAGTTGTTGGAGCTGGAGGGCTGGGTTCACCAGCTCTTTTGTATCTTGCTTCTTGTGGGGTTG gcTGCCTAGGTATTGTTGATCATGATGTCGTTGAGCTTAACAATCTCCAGAGGCAG ATAATCCATTCTGAAGCATATATTGGCAAGTCTAAAGTGGAATCGGCTGCTGCTGCTTGTCGCTT GATTAACTCTACCATTCAGATCGTGGAACATAAAGAAGCTTTACGTACATCTAATGCCTTGGAAATTTTAAGCAA ATATGATGTAATAATAGATGCAACAGACAATGTTCCTAGTCGATATCTGATCAGTGATTGTTGTGTGATATTAGGGAAG CCTCTTGTATCAGGCGCTGCACTAGGACTGGAGGGTCAG CTCACTGTATACAATTACAATGGAGGTCCATGCTACCGGTGCCTATTTCCAGTTCCGCCTCCTACAATAGCATGCCAAAGTTGCTCTGATAGTGGAGTTCTGGGAGTTG TTCCTGGTATTATTGGCTGTCTCCAAGCCCTTGAAGCTATAAAGGTTGCAAGTGCTGTTGGTGAACCACTCTCAGAAAGGATGGTTCTCTTTGATGCATTGTCTGCACAGTTCCGCTTT GTCAAGATTAGAGGGAGGTCAATAAAATGTGAAGTATGTGGAGAAAATTCATCATTCAAGCAACAGCAATTTCGAGAGTTTGACTATGAGAAATTCACACAATCTCCTCTCTCCACG TGTCCATTGAAGTTGAACCTTCTCCCAGCAGAAGCTAGAATAAGCAGCAAGGAATACAAAGATAGAGTTGCTAGAGGAGAActgcatgtgttgattgatgtACGCCCCGAACACCACTACAAAATCACTGCAATTCCAAATTCCTTGAGTGTCCCGCTATCGAGTTTGGGCGCTAGACTTCCAGAAATATCGGCTGCTCTCAGGCAAGAGGGAGGAGACCATGGCAGGGATTGCTCTGCCACTGCTTCTGTATACGTAGTATGCCGACGAGGTAATGATTCTCAGAGGGCTGTGCAGTACCTGCGCAATATGGGTTTCAATTCAGCAAAAGATATCATTGGGGGGCTTGAGTCATGGGCCCGTGATGTAGACCCCAGCTTTCCTATATATTAG
- the LOC127791423 gene encoding aspartate carbamoyltransferase, chloroplastic, protein MALSSSYSTCTVQGCRESPFSSMRPIKQSPQVRLIAVSAKITQSRVLSNVKSVGFGQGGRLLASNKFQCQALEVKDKPSLLVGNKFELDDVIEAQQFDRDILSAIFEVAREMEKVARNLPSSQILKGFLMATLFYEPSTRTRLSFESAMKRLGGEVLTTENAREFSSAAKGETLEDTIRTVEGYSDIIVMRHFESGAARRAAATASIPIINAGDGPGQHPTQALLDVYTIEREIGQLDSIKVGLVGDLANGRTVRSLAYLLSKYQDVKIYFVAPEVVKMKDDIKDYLSLKGVEWEEGDDLMEVASKCDVVYQTRIQRERFGERIDLYEKARGKYIIDKAVMNVMQKHAVVMHPLPRLDEITVDVDADPRAAYFRQAKNGLYIRMALLKLLLLGW, encoded by the exons ATGGCTTTGTCCTCTTCATATTCTACATGTACAGTACAAGGATGTAGAGAATCCCCCTTTAGTTCTATGAGGCCCATAAAGCAATCACCTCAGGTTAGGTTAATTGCTGTATCTGCCAAAATTACACAGTCAAGGGTGTTGTCTAATGTGAAATCAGTGGGTTTTGGGCAAGGTGGGAGGCTCTTAGCAAGcaataagttccaatgtcaagCCCTTGAGGTGAAAGATAAACCTTCACTTTTGGTTGGGAATAAGTTTGAACTTGATGATGTGATTGAAGCTCAGCAATTCGATAGGGATATTCTGAGTGCTATATTTGAAGTGGCGCGTGAGATGGAGAAGGTTGCGAGGAACTTACCCAGCAGCCAAATTCTGAAGGGGTTCTTAATGGCCACCCTCTTTTACGAGCCCTCAACCAGGACAAGGCTCTCTTTTGAGTCTGCTATGAAACGGTTGGGTGGGGAAGTTTTGACAACAGAAAATGCACGGGAGTTTTCATCAGCTGCAAAAGGAGAGACACTTGAAG ATACCATAAGAACCGTAGAGGGGTATTCTGATATAATTGTGATGAGACACTTTGAAAGTGGAGCTGCTCGAAGAGCAGCAGCTACAGCCAGTATTCCTATTATTAATGCTGGGGATGGTCCAGGACAGCATCCAACTCAG GCTCTTTTAGATGTGTACACCATTGAAAGAGAGATAGGACAACTCGACAGCATTAAAGTTGGACTTGTTGGAGATCTAGCTAATGGAAGGACAGTTCGCTCGCTTGCATATCTCCTTTCTAAATATCAGGATGTGAAAATCTACTTCGTCGCACCTGAGGTGGTAAAGATGAAG GATGACATAAAAGACTATCTGAGCTTAAAGGGAGTAGAGTGGGAAGAAGGTGATGATCTTATGGAAGTTGCTTCTAAATGCGATGTGGTGTATCAAACTCGCATCCAGCGCGAAAGGTTTGGAGAGAGAATTGATCTGTATGAAAAGGCTCGAGGCAAGTACATCATAGATAAGGCTGTCATGAATGTGATGCAAAAGCATGCTGTGGTGATGCATCCCCTCCCAAGGCTTGATGAG ATAACCGTGGATGTTGATGCGGATCCAAGGGCTGCCTACTTTAGACAAGCCAAGAACGGGCTCTACATTCGGATGGCCCTTCTGAAGCTTCTACTTCTTGGTTGGTGA